ATGCTATCAGTCCAGATAACAAGTTAGTTAGAACATCATCAAAACTCCTATGGTGTTGGTTTGGCAGTTATAAAATCATAAATTGTTTTGATTGATAACTCGCATAGAGGTTTGAAAAAACACAACTTGAGAGTTATATTTTTTTACCCAATTTTCTATAATATAGTTATGAAAATTTTGAAATTGCCTCAGGTGGGTTTTGGTTGTGCAATACGATTGCAGGCTAAATGTTTGTGCAGAAAGCTGAGTTTGGTTTAAAATTTCTGTCAATAAAACTTTTTCAAACAAGCCAGTTTCTATAAGTTTAGGGATAAGTTGGAACTCAATTTCATTTAAGCATTGTTCCACAATATTTGTTTCAATATTAAATGTAGTGTTGTAAATATACATTTATTGAATGTTTTGGTCACCTCTTAATTTTCGATATAGTGTTCTCGCTTCAACAAAAAATATACTATCTTGATGATTAAATATTAGTGTTTCAAGATTTTTCATAGCTTCTTCGGGCTGATTAAGTTTTTCAAATTGAATTTTTGAAATTTGAAACAAAGCATTGTCTGTTACAATACTTTTAGGATGTTCATCTATAAGCTGTTGATAATACTTGACTGCTTCTTGGTAGCGATGGAGCTGGTTTAAAATTTCAGCTTTTTTAAACAATGCTTGGTCTTTAATATGGTAACTTTCGTTACTAACCAAAATACTATCTAATTGATTTAAAGCCAGTTTAGGTTTGTTTTGATAAATTAATAAATCTGTTTTGGCTAAAGCTTTTAAAGCTTGTTGAGTTGAGTCTGTTTCTGATTTACCTTGTTTGATAAATCTACTCATTTCTAATGCATCGTTGGCAATGGTTTGTGTTGTGGCTTTTTTTAATATGTTAAATTGAGTTAAAGCCCAATTAAAATCACCTTTATAGTAGCTTGTTTGAGCACTTTTATAGCGAGATTTTTGGGCTAATGGAGTGTTTTTTACCATTTTACTGATCAAACTGTATTTGATTAATGCTTGGTTATATTGTTGTTGAGCAACAAGAATATCAGCCATAAGCATTTGTATTTTGGCTTGTTGAAATTTGTTGAGGTTTTTTTTAGACACAACTTCTAAATTTGAAAGTGCTTTGTCAGGTTGATTTTGATCAAAGGCTAAAAACTTGGCATACAACAGTTGTAAATTTAAGGTTTCTAAGCCATAACCGTAAGTATTAAAATGAGACAAAAACGACTTTTCTATATCTTTGGGATTATTATTTTGAATCAATTTTATTTGCATTTGATTTTCAATGGCTTTGATTTGAATTGAAATATCTTGACTTTGATTGATCACAAAAGCATTAATATCAAATGCAGAGTTGTATTTTTTGTTTTCAAAAGCGATTTGAGCTAAATCCATTAATCGGCTAAAGTCAGGCGTCGTATTTCTTTTAAATATAGCTTTTTCTTGAGCAAAGGCTTTGTTGAAATCTTGCTCTTGTACAAACAACCAACTCAAAATTTGATTGTAAAGTATATTAGGAGAATTTTGAAGCTTTTGAATCAATAGACGCTTGAGAATTATGTTACTCTCATTTTGCGGATTGTCGTTGATATAAGCATTAAAATTACGCTGTATAACTTCAATGTATTTTTCATTTTCTTCAATTAATTTAATGTAGTTTTCAAACATTTTCTTTTGGTTGCCTTTCTCGCCGTAAAGCCTTGCCAATTGTATGCTATAATTTATTCTCGGCTCTTTTTCATTAGCGATTTCATAAGTTTGAATAGCACGCTCAAGGAGGTTGTGTTTTTGAAAAGCTTGACCGATAGTGTAGGCATAGACATTTCTTGTTTTTACGATATCAATGGCTTTTTCATACCAAATATTAGCATTGACAGAGTCTTTTTGAATTTGAAAAACATAGCCTAATTCTACCATAATGTTAGGTGATTTAGTTGGCTTTTTGATGTAGTTGTATAACAACTTTTCAGCCTTTTTAAATTCGTTAAGCTGTATATAAGTATCAGCTAAACCTAACAGATAATCTTGATTGTTAGGGTTTTGTTCATATAGTTTTTGATAAATACTTTTTGCCTTTTCATATTCGCCTTGTTCAGCATAATTCATC
This genomic window from Flavobacterium sp. CS20 contains:
- a CDS encoding DUF4286 family protein; this encodes MYIYNTTFNIETNIVEQCLNEIEFQLIPKLIETGLFEKVLLTEILNQTQLSAQTFSLQSYCTTKTHLRQFQNFHNYIIENWVKKYNSQVVFFQTSMRVINQNNL
- a CDS encoding tetratricopeptide repeat protein; this encodes MKYLLSILLLTAVLANISAQNISLAMNYAEQGEYEKAKSIYQKLYEQNPNNQDYLLGLADTYIQLNEFKKAEKLLYNYIKKPTKSPNIMVELGYVFQIQKDSVNANIWYEKAIDIVKTRNVYAYTIGQAFQKHNLLERAIQTYEIANEKEPRINYSIQLARLYGEKGNQKKMFENYIKLIEENEKYIEVIQRNFNAYINDNPQNESNIILKRLLIQKLQNSPNILYNQILSWLFVQEQDFNKAFAQEKAIFKRNTTPDFSRLMDLAQIAFENKKYNSAFDINAFVINQSQDISIQIKAIENQMQIKLIQNNNPKDIEKSFLSHFNTYGYGLETLNLQLLYAKFLAFDQNQPDKALSNLEVVSKKNLNKFQQAKIQMLMADILVAQQQYNQALIKYSLISKMVKNTPLAQKSRYKSAQTSYYKGDFNWALTQFNILKKATTQTIANDALEMSRFIKQGKSETDSTQQALKALAKTDLLIYQNKPKLALNQLDSILVSNESYHIKDQALFKKAEILNQLHRYQEAVKYYQQLIDEHPKSIVTDNALFQISKIQFEKLNQPEEAMKNLETLIFNHQDSIFFVEARTLYRKLRGDQNIQ